The proteins below come from a single Azospirillaceae bacterium genomic window:
- a CDS encoding formate--tetrahydrofolate ligase: MPVQALRPIHEIAARLGIPDEAVEPYGRTKAKISADFLAGLRGRPRGKLILVTAINPTPAGEGKTTTTVGLADALSRLGRRTAICLREPSLGPSFGAKGGATGGGRAQIAPKEEIDLHFTGDFHAVTSAHNLLAAVLDNALHQGTAGELDPRRVTWRRVMDMNDRALRNITIGLGGRANGVPRESGFDITTASEIMAILCLAEDLDDLQARLARIVVGWTADQRPVRAESLRAVGAMAALLKEAVKPNLVQTLEGTPAFVHGGPFANIAHGCSSVIATKAALALADYVVTEAGFGADLGAEKFFDIKCRLSGLEPAAAVLVATVRALKFNGGVAVPDLGREDVDALERGLPNLLRHVENLQTFGLPVVVAINNFAGDTPAELECIRDACARLGVPVEVGRHFAEGGAGAEGIARAVLARMDAHPARFAPLYPDDMPILQKIETIARSIYRADGVAVPATVRRQARDLEAAGYGHLPVCIAKTQYSFSTDPTLLGAPTGHTAHLRELRLSAGAGFVVALMGEVQTMPGLPKLPQAERIGLDAEGGIVGLR; this comes from the coding sequence ATGCCCGTCCAAGCCCTGCGCCCCATCCACGAGATCGCCGCCCGCCTGGGCATTCCCGACGAGGCGGTCGAGCCCTACGGACGGACGAAGGCCAAGATCTCCGCGGACTTCCTGGCCGGCCTGCGCGGCCGGCCCCGCGGCAAGCTGATCCTGGTGACCGCCATCAACCCGACACCGGCCGGCGAGGGCAAGACCACGACGACCGTCGGCCTGGCGGACGCGCTCAGCCGGTTAGGACGGCGGACCGCCATTTGCCTGCGCGAACCGTCGCTCGGCCCCAGCTTCGGTGCGAAGGGAGGTGCGACGGGCGGCGGCCGGGCGCAGATCGCCCCGAAGGAGGAGATCGACCTCCACTTCACCGGCGATTTCCATGCGGTGACCAGCGCCCACAACCTGCTGGCGGCGGTGCTGGACAACGCATTGCACCAGGGCACGGCGGGCGAGCTGGACCCGCGCCGGGTGACGTGGCGCCGCGTCATGGACATGAACGACCGCGCGCTCCGCAACATCACCATTGGCCTCGGCGGCCGGGCGAACGGTGTGCCGCGGGAGTCCGGGTTCGACATCACCACCGCGTCCGAAATCATGGCGATCCTCTGCCTGGCCGAGGATCTGGACGACCTTCAGGCCCGCCTGGCCCGCATCGTCGTCGGCTGGACGGCCGACCAACGGCCCGTGCGCGCGGAGTCCCTGCGCGCCGTGGGTGCCATGGCCGCACTCCTGAAGGAGGCGGTGAAACCGAACCTGGTGCAGACCCTGGAGGGGACGCCGGCCTTCGTCCACGGCGGCCCCTTTGCCAACATCGCGCACGGCTGTTCGTCGGTGATCGCCACCAAGGCGGCGCTGGCGCTGGCCGACTATGTGGTGACCGAGGCCGGGTTCGGCGCGGACCTGGGCGCGGAGAAGTTCTTCGACATCAAATGCCGCCTGTCCGGCCTCGAACCGGCGGCCGCGGTGCTCGTCGCCACCGTCCGTGCGCTGAAGTTCAACGGCGGTGTGGCGGTTCCCGACCTGGGCCGCGAGGATGTGGACGCGCTCGAACGCGGCCTGCCCAACCTGCTGCGCCATGTCGAGAACCTGCAAACCTTCGGCCTGCCCGTGGTGGTCGCCATCAACAACTTCGCCGGCGACACCCCGGCCGAGTTGGAGTGCATCCGCGATGCCTGCGCACGCCTCGGCGTTCCGGTCGAGGTCGGCCGCCACTTCGCCGAGGGCGGGGCGGGGGCCGAAGGCATCGCCCGCGCCGTGCTGGCGCGGATGGACGCGCATCCCGCGCGCTTCGCCCCGCTCTACCCCGACGACATGCCGATCCTGCAAAAGATCGAGACGATCGCCCGCAGCATCTACCGCGCCGACGGTGTCGCGGTGCCGGCGACCGTCCGCCGTCAGGCCAGGGACCTGGAGGCGGCCGGGTACGGACATCTGCCGGTCTGCATCGCGAAGACCCAGTACAGCTTCTCCACGGACCCGACGCTCCTGGGCGCACCGACGGGCCACACGGCGCACCTGCGCGAACTGCGGCTTTCGGCCGGCGCCGGGTTCGTCGTGGCCCTGATGGGCGAAGTGCAGACCATGCCCGGCCTGCCAAAGCTGCCGCAGGCCGAACGCATTGGGCTCGACGCCGAAGGCGGGATCGTGGGCCTGCGATGA
- a CDS encoding PaaI family thioesterase produces the protein MTGDPAPPPGFVPITLPSGFLELTGPYFERRGPGGYAMGVRATPPLSNIAGVMHGGMIATLCDMALIRGAIHKAGADMFLLTVSLNIDYIGGAPVGSWVEVAVDVPRMGGRLVFANGDVTADGRPVAHATAVFARTERRKDDA, from the coding sequence GTGACCGGGGATCCGGCCCCACCGCCCGGCTTCGTGCCGATCACGCTGCCCAGCGGTTTCCTTGAGCTGACGGGCCCGTATTTCGAACGCCGGGGGCCCGGCGGCTACGCGATGGGCGTGCGCGCCACGCCGCCGCTGTCCAACATCGCGGGCGTGATGCATGGCGGCATGATCGCCACGCTGTGCGACATGGCGTTGATCCGCGGGGCGATCCACAAGGCGGGGGCGGACATGTTCCTGCTGACCGTCAGCCTGAACATCGACTATATCGGCGGCGCGCCGGTCGGGTCGTGGGTCGAGGTGGCTGTCGACGTGCCGCGCATGGGCGGTCGCCTGGTCTTCGCCAACGGCGACGTGACCGCCGACGGCAGGCCGGTCGCCCATGCGACGGCGGTCTTCGCACGCACCGAACGCAGGAAGGACGACGCATGA
- the sfsA gene encoding DNA/RNA nuclease SfsA, whose product MRFPAPLLPGRLVRRYKRFLADVALDDGTVVTAHCANSGAMTGVDAPGSPVWLSPAANPGRKLAYTLEIVQADSAQGPTLVGVNTGHPNRIAAEAIAAGAIPALAGYARVRREVAYGRNSRIDLLLEGSDRPPAYVEVKYVHMRRGREPLAEFPDCRTERGAKHLGELEAVARAGHRAVMLYLVQRDDCHRFQVAADIDPAYDRALASALAAGVEAYCHACRVTVDGIELAHAVEVLAPVATRSEVAA is encoded by the coding sequence ATGCGCTTCCCCGCTCCCCTCCTCCCCGGCCGTCTGGTCCGCCGCTACAAACGCTTCCTGGCCGATGTCGCCCTCGACGACGGCACGGTCGTCACCGCCCATTGCGCGAATTCCGGCGCGATGACGGGCGTGGACGCGCCGGGTTCCCCGGTCTGGCTGTCGCCGGCCGCGAACCCGGGCCGCAAACTCGCCTACACGCTGGAGATCGTCCAGGCCGACTCCGCCCAGGGGCCGACACTCGTCGGTGTGAACACCGGCCATCCCAACCGGATCGCCGCCGAAGCCATCGCCGCGGGCGCGATTCCGGCGCTCGCCGGGTATGCGCGGGTGCGGCGCGAAGTGGCCTACGGGCGGAATTCCCGCATCGACCTGCTTCTCGAAGGGTCCGACCGCCCCCCGGCCTATGTGGAGGTGAAGTACGTCCACATGCGCCGCGGCCGGGAACCTCTGGCCGAATTCCCGGACTGCCGGACCGAGCGGGGCGCCAAGCATCTGGGCGAACTCGAAGCGGTCGCGCGGGCGGGGCACCGGGCGGTGATGCTCTATCTTGTGCAGCGGGACGACTGCCACCGGTTCCAGGTCGCGGCCGACATCGATCCGGCCTACGACCGGGCGCTTGCGTCGGCGCTGGCGGCCGGGGTCGAGGCCTATTGCCATGCCTGCCGCGTGACGGTGGATGGGATCGAATTGGCCCACGCGGTGGAGGTGCTCGCCCCGGTCGCGACCCGATCCGAGGTGGCGGCATGA
- a CDS encoding PaaI family thioesterase, translating into MDGARITIEAFARILNDGLPGAAELGMEALELGPGTAVLRLPFDARLIRPGGTVSGPSLFALADCALYGAVLSLAGPVELAVTTSMTINFLRKPAQRPVIGKARILKHGKRLSYGEVLLFSEGEGDPVAHATGTYSIPAPPAP; encoded by the coding sequence ATGGATGGGGCGAGGATCACGATCGAGGCGTTCGCCAGGATTTTGAACGACGGATTGCCCGGCGCGGCCGAATTGGGGATGGAGGCGCTGGAGCTGGGCCCCGGAACCGCCGTGCTGCGGCTTCCCTTCGATGCGCGCCTGATCCGGCCGGGGGGGACCGTGTCCGGCCCCTCGCTGTTCGCCCTGGCGGATTGCGCCCTCTACGGTGCGGTGCTGTCACTGGCCGGGCCGGTGGAACTGGCGGTCACCACGTCGATGACCATCAACTTCCTGCGCAAGCCGGCGCAGAGGCCCGTCATCGGAAAGGCCCGGATCCTGAAGCACGGCAAGCGCCTGTCCTATGGCGAGGTCCTGCTGTTCTCGGAAGGGGAGGGCGATCCGGTCGCCCATGCGACGGGAACCTATTCCATCCCCGCGCCACCCGCGCCCTGA
- a CDS encoding molybdopterin-binding protein: MEQPADRSEATAPPAGAPAENAQAGAVQEVTAAVLIIGNEILSGRTKDANLGWLAERLYALGIRMREARVVSDVEADILAAVDALRQRYDYVFTTGGIGPTHDDITSACIAKAFGVPLERNAEAVRRLERHYAPGQLNEARLRMADIPRGATLVDNPVSGAPGFQIGNVVVLAGVPAIMQAMFDGLKTGLVGGAPLFAKTVRCLVPEGILAEGLGRIQGRYAQVEIGSYPFFRNQQFGVSLVLRSTDPDALGRATAEVAELVTRLGGAPAIEDGQG, from the coding sequence ATGGAACAGCCCGCCGACAGATCCGAAGCCACCGCACCCCCCGCAGGGGCCCCCGCGGAGAACGCCCAGGCCGGGGCCGTGCAAGAGGTCACGGCCGCGGTCCTGATCATCGGGAATGAAATCCTGTCCGGCCGGACCAAGGACGCGAACCTCGGCTGGCTGGCCGAACGGCTTTACGCCCTGGGCATCCGTATGCGCGAGGCCCGCGTGGTGTCCGACGTCGAGGCCGACATCCTCGCGGCGGTCGATGCGCTGCGGCAGCGGTACGACTATGTGTTCACGACGGGCGGCATCGGCCCGACCCACGACGACATCACCTCGGCCTGCATCGCCAAGGCCTTCGGCGTGCCGCTGGAACGCAACGCGGAGGCGGTGCGCCGGCTGGAGCGCCATTACGCGCCGGGGCAGTTGAACGAGGCGCGGCTGCGCATGGCCGACATCCCGCGCGGCGCCACCCTGGTCGACAACCCCGTCAGCGGTGCGCCCGGCTTTCAAATCGGCAACGTCGTCGTCCTGGCGGGCGTGCCGGCGATCATGCAGGCCATGTTCGACGGGCTGAAAACCGGTCTGGTCGGGGGCGCGCCCCTGTTCGCCAAGACCGTCCGGTGCCTGGTGCCCGAAGGCATCCTGGCCGAGGGGCTGGGCCGGATCCAGGGACGGTACGCCCAGGTGGAGATCGGCAGCTATCCCTTCTTTCGAAACCAGCAGTTCGGCGTGAGCCTCGTCTTACGCAGCACGGACCCGGACGCGCTGGGCCGGGCGACCGCGGAGGTCGCGGAGCTCGTGACGCGGCTGGGTGGGGCCCCGGCGATCGAAGACGGCCAGGGTTGA
- a CDS encoding enoyl-CoA hydratase has translation MTAAPKPLDHPVLRADEGGVAVLTLNRPDARNALSRALMQALQEQLDAIGADPAIRVVVLRGAGPVFSSGHDLKELRSIRDRDALVDLFRQCAMLMQTIVGLRQPVIAQVHGVATAAGCQLVATCDLAVAADDARFATPGVNIGLFCSTPMVALTRAVGAKASMEMLLTGDMVDAGTAVRIGLVNRCVPAVDLEAETMALAGRIASKSARTVAIGKAAFHRQREMDLAGAYAYTAEVMAANMAAEDAAEGIDAFLGKRPAVWKHC, from the coding sequence ATGACGGCAGCCCCGAAGCCTTTGGACCATCCTGTCCTGCGCGCGGACGAGGGGGGTGTCGCGGTCCTGACGCTGAACCGGCCCGACGCGCGCAACGCGCTGTCGCGCGCCTTGATGCAGGCCCTTCAGGAACAGCTCGACGCGATCGGCGCGGACCCCGCCATCCGCGTGGTCGTCCTCCGCGGGGCGGGCCCGGTCTTCTCGTCCGGCCACGACCTCAAGGAGTTGCGATCCATCCGGGACCGCGACGCCCTGGTGGACCTGTTCCGCCAATGCGCGATGCTGATGCAGACCATCGTCGGGCTGCGCCAGCCCGTCATCGCCCAGGTCCACGGCGTCGCCACGGCGGCGGGCTGCCAGCTCGTCGCGACCTGCGACCTCGCCGTCGCCGCGGACGACGCGCGCTTCGCCACACCGGGCGTCAACATCGGCCTGTTCTGCTCCACCCCGATGGTGGCCCTGACCCGGGCCGTGGGGGCGAAGGCGTCCATGGAAATGCTGCTGACCGGCGACATGGTCGACGCCGGAACCGCCGTGCGGATCGGTCTGGTGAACCGGTGCGTGCCGGCGGTGGATCTGGAGGCGGAGACGATGGCGCTCGCCGGCCGGATCGCTTCGAAATCCGCCCGCACGGTTGCCATCGGAAAGGCCGCGTTCCACCGCCAGCGCGAGATGGACCTGGCCGGCGCGTACGCCTACACGGCCGAGGTCATGGCGGCGAACATGGCGGCCGAGGATGCGGCCGAAGGCATCGACGCCTTTCTCGGCAAGCGCCCGGCCGTCTGGAAGCATTGCTGA
- the argC gene encoding N-acetyl-gamma-glutamyl-phosphate reductase: MVDKVRIAILGASGYTGAELLRLLLRHPAADVRALTAERQAGKTMDEVFPQFGGLGLPRLRKIEELDWADFDLVFCALPHGTTQEVISRLPRSLRVVDLSADFRLSDLDTYAEWYGHAHKAPDLQTEAVYGLTEIARESVRGARLVANPGCYPTPPQLSLIPLLLDGLVQADDIIIDAKSGVTGAGRDAKQQNLYAEVGEGIHAYGVGGHRHAPEIEQGLALAAGRSVSVNFTPHLMPMNRGILTTIYVKLTPGADVGALRRSLEAKYAREPFVRVVPEGVAPATRHVRGTNHCLIGLFPDRLKGRAIIVCAIDNLTKGASGQAVQNMNVMLGLDETMGLDQLALFP; encoded by the coding sequence ATGGTCGACAAGGTTCGGATCGCCATCCTGGGCGCCAGCGGCTACACGGGCGCGGAACTGCTTCGCCTGCTGTTGCGCCATCCGGCGGCCGACGTCCGAGCCCTGACGGCCGAGCGCCAGGCCGGCAAGACCATGGACGAGGTGTTCCCGCAATTCGGCGGTCTCGGCCTGCCGCGCCTGCGGAAGATCGAGGAGCTGGATTGGGCCGACTTCGACCTCGTCTTCTGCGCCCTGCCGCACGGCACCACGCAGGAGGTGATCTCCCGCCTGCCGCGCAGCCTGCGTGTTGTGGACCTGTCCGCCGACTTCCGGCTGTCGGACCTGGACACCTATGCCGAGTGGTACGGCCATGCGCACAAGGCCCCCGACCTGCAGACCGAGGCCGTGTACGGCCTGACGGAAATCGCGCGGGAGAGCGTGCGCGGCGCCCGGCTCGTCGCCAACCCGGGCTGCTATCCCACGCCCCCGCAGTTGTCGTTGATCCCGTTGCTGCTGGACGGGCTGGTCCAGGCGGACGACATCATCATCGATGCGAAGTCGGGCGTGACGGGTGCGGGCCGCGACGCCAAGCAGCAGAACCTGTATGCCGAGGTTGGCGAAGGCATCCATGCCTATGGGGTCGGTGGCCACCGGCATGCGCCGGAAATCGAGCAGGGGTTGGCGCTGGCGGCCGGCCGCTCGGTGTCGGTGAATTTCACCCCGCACCTGATGCCGATGAACCGGGGCATTCTGACGACGATCTACGTCAAGCTCACCCCCGGCGCGGATGTCGGCGCCCTGCGCCGTTCGCTGGAGGCGAAATACGCCCGCGAGCCGTTCGTGCGCGTGGTGCCGGAAGGTGTGGCTCCGGCGACGCGCCATGTGCGGGGAACCAACCACTGCCTGATCGGTCTTTTCCCGGACCGCCTCAAAGGCCGCGCCATCATCGTCTGCGCCATTGATAACCTGACCAAGGGCGCGTCCGGCCAGGCGGTGCAGAACATGAACGTGATGCTGGGCCTGGACGAAACCATGGGGCTGGACCAGTTGGCGCTGTTCCCCTGA
- the map gene encoding type I methionyl aminopeptidase yields MSRSRRAAPIPIHGPEGFAGMRRAGRLAAATLDFITAHVRPGITTDELDRLCDAFMRDHGAVPATLGYQGYTKSSCISRNHVVCHGIPGAERLADGDIVNIDVTVILDGWYGDSSRMYLVGQVGRAARKLVDVTYDAMMRGISAVRPGATLGDVGWAIQSLAESHGFSVVRDFCGHGIGRRFHEPPSVMHFGRPGLGVELREGMFLTIEPMINAGAPGVVVLDDGWTAVTRDRSLSAQFEHTIGVTADGCEIFTLSPAGLTRPPYAPA; encoded by the coding sequence ATGAGCCGGTCCCGACGCGCGGCCCCCATCCCGATCCACGGGCCCGAGGGGTTCGCCGGCATGCGCCGGGCCGGCCGGCTCGCCGCGGCGACGCTCGACTTCATCACCGCGCATGTGCGGCCGGGGATCACCACGGACGAACTCGACCGCCTGTGCGACGCGTTCATGCGCGACCATGGCGCCGTCCCCGCCACGCTGGGCTACCAGGGCTACACCAAGTCGTCGTGCATCTCGCGCAACCACGTGGTCTGCCATGGGATCCCCGGGGCCGAACGGCTTGCCGACGGCGACATCGTGAACATCGACGTGACGGTGATTCTGGACGGCTGGTACGGCGACAGCAGCCGGATGTACCTGGTCGGGCAGGTGGGCCGGGCGGCGCGAAAGCTGGTCGATGTCACCTACGACGCCATGATGCGGGGGATTTCGGCGGTGCGGCCGGGTGCCACCCTGGGCGATGTCGGGTGGGCCATCCAGTCCCTTGCGGAATCGCACGGCTTCTCGGTCGTCCGCGACTTCTGCGGGCACGGCATCGGCCGCCGGTTCCACGAGCCGCCCTCGGTCATGCATTTCGGCCGCCCGGGACTGGGGGTCGAGCTACGGGAGGGCATGTTCCTGACCATCGAGCCGATGATCAATGCCGGCGCCCCCGGCGTCGTTGTCCTGGACGACGGATGGACGGCGGTCACCCGCGACCGCAGCCTGTCCGCCCAGTTCGAGCACACCATCGGCGTGACGGCCGACGGCTGCGAGATCTTCACGCTGTCGCCCGCCGGGCTCACCCGCCCGCCCTACGCACCGGCCTGA
- a CDS encoding FAD-binding oxidoreductase, with the protein MRDGHWDVVIVGGGVIGSAIAYFLLCDPAFKGAVAVVERDPSYRTASSALSASSIRQQFSTPTNIAMSRFGIGFLRDLQTHLSVEGDVPDIGLRTPGYLFLASPRGEDVMRRNHATQVAEGVPVALLSPDALTARFPWMSAEGLALASLGLADEGWFDGYGLLQAFRRKARALGAVYIEAEVTGLEAASRGRIEAVRLSDGRRLACGAVVNAAGPHARRVAAMAGVPLPVEARKRCVFVFDCRVPLPGCPLVIDPSGVWFRPEGAAFIAGAPPPADPEDADLTVDHGLWEEILWPALATRVPAFEAVKVTGAWAGHYEYNTVDHNAILGPHPEIANFLFANGFSGHGLQQSPAVGRGIAELLVHGAYRTLDLSVFGYDRLAAGRRIVELNVV; encoded by the coding sequence GTGCGGGACGGGCATTGGGACGTGGTCATCGTTGGCGGCGGGGTGATCGGCTCCGCCATCGCGTATTTCCTCCTGTGTGATCCCGCGTTCAAGGGCGCGGTCGCCGTCGTGGAGCGCGACCCCAGCTACCGGACCGCGTCCTCGGCCCTGTCGGCCAGCTCCATCCGGCAACAGTTCTCCACCCCGACCAACATCGCCATGTCCCGCTTCGGGATCGGCTTCCTGCGGGACTTGCAAACCCACTTGTCGGTGGAGGGCGACGTCCCGGACATCGGCCTGCGGACCCCCGGCTACCTGTTCCTGGCATCGCCCAGGGGCGAGGACGTGATGCGCCGGAACCACGCCACCCAGGTGGCGGAGGGCGTGCCGGTGGCACTGCTGTCCCCGGACGCGCTGACGGCCCGATTCCCGTGGATGTCGGCGGAGGGGCTGGCGCTCGCCTCGCTGGGGCTTGCCGACGAGGGCTGGTTCGACGGGTACGGGCTGTTGCAGGCCTTCCGGCGCAAGGCGCGGGCGCTGGGGGCCGTCTACATCGAGGCCGAGGTGACCGGCCTGGAGGCGGCGTCGCGCGGCCGTATTGAAGCCGTGCGCCTGTCCGACGGCCGCCGCCTGGCGTGCGGGGCGGTGGTCAACGCGGCCGGGCCGCACGCCAGGCGCGTGGCCGCCATGGCCGGGGTGCCGCTGCCGGTGGAAGCGCGCAAGCGGTGCGTCTTCGTCTTCGATTGCCGCGTCCCCCTGCCCGGCTGTCCGCTGGTCATCGACCCGTCCGGCGTGTGGTTCCGGCCGGAGGGGGCGGCGTTCATCGCCGGCGCTCCGCCGCCGGCCGATCCCGAGGATGCGGACCTGACGGTCGATCACGGCCTGTGGGAGGAGATCCTCTGGCCGGCGCTCGCGACCCGCGTCCCGGCGTTCGAGGCGGTGAAGGTCACCGGCGCCTGGGCCGGGCACTACGAATACAACACGGTGGACCACAACGCGATTCTCGGCCCCCATCCCGAAATCGCCAACTTCCTGTTCGCGAACGGGTTTTCCGGCCACGGATTGCAGCAGTCGCCGGCCGTGGGCCGCGGCATCGCGGAACTCCTCGTGCACGGGGCGTACCGGACGCTCGACCTGTCCGTCTTCGGATACGACCGCCTGGCGGCGGGGCGGCGCATCGTCGAATTGAACGTGGTTTGA
- a CDS encoding gamma carbonic anhydrase family protein, whose protein sequence is MGPLILPFAGKHPKIHPSAFIAPTATIIGDVEIGPDTGIWYGVVLRGDVNEIRIGARTNIQDGTVVHVSAKGQGTYIGDEITVGHMALLHACTLESGCFIGMKSCVMDGAHVERHAMVAAGALVTPGKRVPTGKLWAGSPARETRDLTPAEIEGFDKSWAGYVELARTYRTA, encoded by the coding sequence ATGGGACCGTTGATCCTGCCGTTCGCCGGCAAGCATCCCAAGATCCATCCCAGCGCCTTCATCGCGCCCACCGCGACCATCATCGGGGACGTGGAAATCGGCCCCGACACCGGCATCTGGTACGGCGTCGTCCTACGGGGCGACGTGAACGAGATCCGCATCGGCGCCCGCACGAACATCCAGGACGGCACCGTCGTCCACGTCTCGGCCAAGGGGCAGGGCACCTATATCGGCGACGAGATCACCGTGGGGCACATGGCGCTGCTGCACGCCTGCACGCTGGAAAGCGGCTGCTTCATCGGCATGAAAAGCTGCGTGATGGACGGCGCGCATGTGGAGCGCCACGCCATGGTCGCGGCCGGCGCACTGGTCACGCCCGGCAAACGGGTGCCCACGGGCAAGCTGTGGGCGGGCAGCCCGGCCCGCGAGACGCGCGACCTGACACCGGCCGAGATCGAGGGTTTCGACAAGTCGTGGGCCGGCTACGTCGAACTGGCCCGGACCTACCGCACCGCGTGA
- the radC gene encoding DNA repair protein RadC: MQNDADAPVPHYVGHRQRLRERFLTAGPDAFQDYELLELVLFAAIPRRDVKPVAKALLKEFGSLWNVVNASPAELARRGGLGEAATILLAALAAVSRRMHWQEVHNRPVLSSWQRLLEYCERSMAHETVEQFRLLFLDRKNQLIADEVQQRGTVDHAPVYPREVVKRALDLGATALILVHNHPSGDPEPSRADIELTKEIAKAAATLGVVVHDHLVIGKGRHTSFKAKGLL; this comes from the coding sequence ATGCAGAACGACGCGGACGCGCCAGTCCCCCACTATGTCGGCCACCGCCAGCGCCTGCGGGAACGGTTCCTGACCGCCGGCCCGGACGCGTTCCAGGACTACGAACTCCTGGAACTGGTGCTGTTCGCGGCCATCCCCCGCCGGGACGTCAAACCGGTGGCCAAGGCGCTGCTGAAGGAATTCGGCAGCCTGTGGAACGTGGTCAACGCGAGCCCGGCCGAACTCGCCCGCCGCGGCGGCCTGGGCGAAGCGGCGACCATCCTGCTGGCCGCGCTCGCGGCTGTGTCCCGCCGGATGCACTGGCAGGAAGTGCACAACCGGCCGGTGCTCAGCTCGTGGCAAAGGCTGCTCGAATACTGCGAGCGGTCGATGGCCCACGAGACGGTGGAACAGTTCCGCCTGCTGTTCCTCGACCGCAAGAATCAGCTCATTGCCGACGAGGTGCAGCAGCGCGGAACCGTGGACCACGCCCCGGTCTACCCCCGCGAAGTGGTCAAGCGCGCGCTCGACCTGGGCGCCACGGCGCTGATCCTGGTCCACAACCACCCCAGCGGCGACCCGGAGCCGAGCCGCGCCGACATCGAGTTGACCAAGGAAATCGCCAAGGCGGCCGCGACCCTGGGCGTGGTGGTCCACGACCACCTCGTCATCGGCAAGGGCCGGCACACCAGCTTCAAGGCGAAGGGGCTGCTCTGA
- the rplM gene encoding 50S ribosomal protein L13, protein MKTYLLKAGEIEKKWYVIDAEGVVLGRLASIVANMLRGKHKPTYTPHMDDGDNIIIVNAEKVKLTGNKRKDDIFYWHTGYPGGIKGRSKGEILDGRYPERVVIKAVERMVPRGPLGRKVMGHLKVYKGATHPHEAQQPQVFDIAALNPKNKRTA, encoded by the coding sequence ATGAAGACGTATCTTCTGAAGGCGGGCGAGATCGAGAAGAAGTGGTATGTGATCGACGCCGAAGGCGTCGTTCTCGGCCGTCTGGCTTCGATCGTCGCCAATATGCTCCGCGGCAAGCACAAGCCCACCTACACGCCGCATATGGACGATGGTGACAACATCATCATCGTCAATGCCGAGAAGGTGAAGCTGACCGGCAACAAGCGGAAGGACGACATCTTCTACTGGCACACGGGCTACCCGGGCGGCATCAAGGGCCGCAGCAAGGGCGAGATCCTGGACGGCCGGTACCCGGAGCGGGTCGTCATCAAGGCGGTCGAGCGCATGGTCCCGCGCGGTCCGCTGGGTCGGAAGGTCATGGGGCACCTGAAGGTCTACAAGGGCGCGACGCACCCGCACGAGGCGCAGCAGCCGCAGGTGTTCGACATCGCCGCCCTGAACCCGAAGAACAAGAGGACCGCGTAA
- the rpsI gene encoding 30S ribosomal protein S9 has translation MTGTQTLADLKSLTQAATTAPVTAEVVEPKLDQFGRAYATGKRKNAVARVWIKPGKGAIVVNGKEIATYFARPVLRMLIAQPFLVADRLNQFDVLCTVTGGGLSGQAGAVRHGIARALTFFEPGLRPILKAAGMLTRDARVVERKKYGRRKARRRPQFSKR, from the coding sequence ATGACCGGTACGCAGACCCTGGCCGACCTGAAGTCGCTGACCCAGGCCGCCACGACGGCGCCGGTCACCGCCGAAGTGGTCGAGCCGAAGCTGGACCAGTTCGGCCGCGCCTATGCCACCGGCAAGCGGAAGAACGCCGTTGCCCGCGTTTGGATCAAGCCCGGCAAGGGCGCGATCGTCGTGAACGGCAAGGAAATCGCCACCTATTTCGCCCGCCCGGTGCTGCGCATGCTGATCGCGCAGCCGTTCCTGGTGGCCGACCGCTTGAACCAGTTCGACGTGCTGTGCACGGTGACCGGTGGTGGTCTGTCGGGCCAGGCCGGTGCGGTGCGCCACGGCATCGCCCGTGCGCTGACCTTCTTCGAGCCGGGCCTGCGCCCGATCCTGAAGGCCGCCGGCATGCTGACCCGCGACGCCCGCGTCGTGGAGCGCAAGAAGTACGGCCGCCGCAAGGCCCGTCGTCGTCCGCAGTTCTCGAAGCGCTGA